One region of Populus trichocarpa isolate Nisqually-1 chromosome 4, P.trichocarpa_v4.1, whole genome shotgun sequence genomic DNA includes:
- the LOC112327141 gene encoding uncharacterized protein LOC112327141: MGSLPSPPQTTTPSSSPESSPSSYMVYASFCHKNVSNWIECYNPSNNTWSYVSSVPNLIENHVLKGFAMVTLGDSIYIIGGLLCRRVQAPNSIDESDEFIDVGIEVLPSVLRYNVCSNQWSQSAPLGEPRYDFACAICENKIYVAGGKSSLASRRGISCAEVYDPTLNAWSPLPSMSTLRYKSVGVTWRGKIHVVGGFAMRRDSDKTVPFITERSSAEVYDPRTGKWDLVAGMWQLDVPPNQIVEVDGSLFSSGDCFKAWKGYIEAYDGKLNIWNVVDGSHLQTLNSPISPSDDNNENWPPTQRIYLTMAPIGTRLFFLAGYRKAGESSRIMSTALIFDTTATRRAWASSEPMEEEGVKELCSHCCVVRISETTVASEVTI; the protein is encoded by the coding sequence ATGGGTTCACTTCCTTCTCCTCCCCAAACAACAACACCATCTTCATCGCCGGAATCTTCTCCTTCTAGCTATATGGTCTATGCCTCATTCTGCCACAAGAATGTTTCCAATTGGATAGAATGTTACAATCCATCAAATAACACATGGAGTTATGTTAGCTCAGTTCCTAACCTGATTGAAAACCATGTCTTGAAAGGTTTTGCAATGGTTACATTAGGCGATTCAATTTACATAATTGGAGGATTATTATGTCGCAGGGTGCAAGCTCCTAACAGTATCGATGAGTCTGACGAATTTATCGACGTCGGTATTGAGGTGCTACCATCGGTTCTTCGCTACAATGTTTGTTCTAACCAATGGTCTCAAAGTGCACCCTTAGGCGAGCCACGGTACGATTTTGCTTGTGCTATATGCGAGAATAAAATTTACGTGGCAGGAGGCAAGTCCAGTTTGGCAAGTAGAAGGGGAATTTCTTGTGCCGAGGTATATGATCCAACCCTTAATGCGTGGAGCCCTCTGCCGAGTATGAGCACATTGAGGTACAAAAGTGTAGGTGTGACGTGGCGAGGTAAAATCCATGTGGTAGGGGGGTTTGCCATGAGAAGGGACTCCGATAAGACGGTGCCGTTTATAACCGAAAGGAGCTCCGCTGAAGTGTACGATCCCCGAACAGGAAAGTGGGATCTAGTGGCAGGAATGTGGCAATTAGATGTGCCTCCTAATCAAATTGTGGAAGTTGACGGGAGCCTGTTTAGCTCCGGTGATTGCTTCAAAGCATGGAAAGGTTACATTGAAGCCTATGATGGGAAGCTCAATATATGGAATGTTGTTGATGGATCACATTTGCAAACTCTCAActcaccaatttcaccttcaGATGACAACAATGAAAATTGGCCACCAACCCAACGAATATACCTCACTATGGCACCAATTGGGACTCGATTATTTTTCCTGGCAGGCTATAGGAAGGCTGGGGAATCGTCACGTATAATGTCCACGGCCCTTATTTTTGACACTACAGCAACTAGACGTGCATGGGCGAGCTCTGAGCCCATGGAAGAGGAGGGGGTGAAGGAACTTTGTAGCCATTGTTGCGTAGTTAGAATTTCTGAAACGACAGTAGCAAGTGAAGTGACAATCTAA